TAGCTTGAGTGGAGACAAATGATCCCTTGTGAAGCTTGTAATCCTCCACTGGAACATTCGACTGCTCGAGATCTTGCAGGACTTGTTTTAATCATTCGAGTAACCTAGTTCTGAAATTAATATGGTTATTTTCTTTCAGATTGAACATATCGATACTGTTCAGTCCCGGTAAACTAAGGCTAAATGCTGAAACTGTTAATGGGAGATAAAACATAACAAGATTAGGCATACCTATCCTTAGAAAATATACGTGTCGTTGCTGTGTTGTTATACCATGTGTCTTGAGCAACCGCAGTTTCTTGGTTTTACTTCCTTGGTCCATTGTCTGCAGGGTGGCAGCCCCGTTGGTTTGTACTGGACGGAGGAACACTGTCATATTACGACTCCCAAGAAGATGCATGGAAAGGATGCAAAGGAAGCATCAAAATTTCAGTCTGTGAAATTCAAGGTGCAGTAACTCATTAAAACATGTACTTCTATGGTAATACTAAATCTATATCTGTGTGATAAATTTGTACATGTTGAATCAACTTATGTAAATGTACTACTGTCATATAGGCTACATGCCAAAGAAATTcttgcagtgtttttattttaattcattgtaGTGCTCTGACAACCTGATAACCTCGGGCCCCCGTGTAAAATGTGCCATTCCCACAGTGCTGCTATTACACATCAAGTTGTACTCTCATCAGTCAAAGGTGTCCCTAATGATTTAAGGCTGAATTAAGCCTTTCTGTTGAGCTGTGAGTTAAAAAGTTCTGGATTTTTAAGGtcacaaaaaaattgttctgGAGGAAAAACCTATTTCATCTtagttacattttacattttaacttgTATGTGCAATCAGAGCTGAAACGTAATTATTAGTCAAGATGTTTTTGAAAAGGGCTGGGAAATACTCTGGGATACACATAAAATTATATGTATCAAACATGCAACAAGTAATGGCTCTACACTTACAGAAgtgaattttaaatgttgagTCTGTCCAACCAAGCACTGCTCGTGTGTACTTTGTTCGCATAGAATGCACGCATGATTTTCCTCAATAAACCCTTTGATTGTGTTTACAGTGCATGCCTCTGACTTCACACGCATGGACCTGACCATTCCCGGAGAACAGTATTTCTACCTCAGAGCCATCAATGCAGCAGAGAGGCAAAAATGGTTGGTTGCTTTGGGAACAGCAAAGGCCTGCCTCACAGACAACAGGACTAAGAGGGAGAAAGGTACattctgttgtgtttgtgtctttgccTTAGGTCTAAGTATTCCCAATATCTTAAATATAACTCCTCCAGTTCATCTTTCTTTTCCCACTGTTTTCTGTCTAACCACCCACCATCGACTGCCCTCTGCGCCTTCACCTAGAACGCAACCCCACCCGCACTAttcatttcttctttctctttcttgccCAATCAGAGCTccaggagagcacagaggccCTGAAAACCAAGATGTCTGAACTGAGGCTGTACTGTGATCTCCTCCTGCAACAAGTGAACAAGATCAAGGAAGACTCTCAGAGTGAGGAACCAGGAGCTGTTGTGCAGGTGAGCAGCCAGCAGAGCTCACGGTGAGGGTGGAAACATAGTCCAGCCTAATTGGATGTCTCCTACTTCCTCCCCTGAAGGACATTAATGCACCTGCTAATGATTAAGTTCCAGGATAACTTTTATACTGCCTTTGCATGTAACAGGTTGGTGAGGGTGTGGGACCACTGGTGAAATCCACCTGTACAACCTTCCTGAAGACCCTGGAGGAGTGCATGCAGATCGCCAATCGAGCTTTTAACCCTGACCTGTTGGCCCAGAGCCCGCCCACGTCACCCCCTGTCGCCGCCATCAAACCGCACAAGGTTAGAGAATCATTCAAACGTCAGAACTTTATtgtttatgtataaaaaaataacaatatacagGACATCCCAGGTGGACTGTGTAGCTAAAACCAGTGgcggcgggagggaggggctagCGGGGTCTTAAGCGGggtctgagcccccccccccccccccccccaaaccccccatcccctcaaACCCCCAGTAATTTtgtgatgaaaaatatttatggaataaaaaaatatatatatatatgaagacATCGGACTGACTTATATGTAACAAAACTAAACTatgaaatcatatttttcatttacataagtgATAATAACCGTTGACCTTTGCCGCTTGTTGTGtgatttgattggttggttcgtattattattatctccgccaggcgagagcctggaggggattatgcgtttggtcgcatgtgtgtgtttgtgcgtttgtttgtgtgtttgtctatctgtccgctaatctcgcatactactgggccgaccGAATACTTGTTGTACATGctggcagcaggccaaggaccagaattctcgaatattttgcaaatcggtgaacaagtatttcatttgaattaatttccatttaaatacattGAGTTCTAACTCcgtcctcactcctcctaaccggccggtaggggccgcaagtcAGCAACTGCTTCcttttggaatgaaagaccagcgatgtaaaatatcaatttcaacgttttgttgccattttcacgttgaaattgatattttacatcgctgaTATTTCTGAATTGTTCCCgtccagatttgaaacgaaagtgccaGACGATAACGTCAACGTTCTAccgtggctgatatgaatgacattagctaacatgtcaccacctttagcgttacttcactgaatcggcgtttttgggattttcagggccacatggtaaaaacttattgtatttgtatttgtctggttgcattgattgtgtagcctctattgttgcatcagcaaagctaacacgcctggtggagatctgcactctactgagtgcactcttcttgTTGCAAGTGTGATTGCATGTGCGTGataacgttaacgttagtctAGCAGTTTCTAAACTAGCAGTTCCTACAAGTCTTCGAATCGATTCGGTGAAATACAATAAGTATTCGATGCAAATCACAACAACAGGCGGATCGTTCTCATGTGACTGGTGAGTACATCAGTCTTTGTTGATATGCAGGTTTAAATGACTTATTAATGTTTGCATAGGTCAATCATACCGTCAGTATttagcctatgtgtgtgtgagttcagtgttttgggaggaggagaaagaaaactTATAGGCCACCTATCCCGACGTGATAGACGATTGTTATGTCCAGCGACTCCACAATGCAGCCTGTAGCTAACTCTGTTAGCTAAAGTGTCTTCTGCAACATTAGCTACGATTTGTTTTGCGagtgaatgttttctttctgaagcTTGTCACTGTCTGAACGAGCTGCATTAATATTTAAGTTAGCGTCGCGAGATGAAAGTAGGCTACTTCTGCCATGTGCTGTGTGCCTCTGGCTAGCTACAGCTGGCAGGCAGCTGCTGCTAGCTAACAGGAGTTGTGTATTTCTGTTTCCAAGAGGCTTTACATTACCATATTCAACTCTAGCCAGTGAGACAGTCGTTTTTGCTCACAGCTACAGTATTTTGTAAATCCACAGATACTTTCTGTGGTGACAATGATTTGGATTGTGATTGTTTGTTCGTGCTTGTTGTCGTAAACTTTTTGTATGCATTTGAATTGTTCATTCTAAATTCACGGAATTAATTGTGCTTGCGTTATTGCATAACGCTAAACATTTAGTAACGTGCATTTCAATTATGTAGCGTATTAGGCCGGGACCATTGAATCTCGTTTTTCTGTTGTATGTTGCGTCAAAATTCATTAGCACCTGCTACAAACAATCCAGCCCCCTGTAGCTCCCCCAATCACAATTCTCTGGCGCCGTCGCTGGATAAACCATTTAGCTTTTTGCAGCCATGCTCCCTACATTCCAGAATCAAAATATGTCCACTCTGTGTTCATCTGTGGCTGGGATTTCTGCTATATTATGTACAATTTGATTCATTAGcctggggatggcagatttcgGTTGGTAGGGTTCCCCCCTCATTGTATTGAGGAATTCCTCTGGTTGATTATCAGCTGTGATCTCCTCCAGCACCATGACTTGTATCTTAGCTTGTGgattacacagtaaaaataactGGCAGGTGGAAACATACTCTTTGGATCATGCAAGATTGGTTTCTTTCTCTCAAAGTGACAGAGGGTATGGTAGCAATAGGATGGGGGCTGCACATAGAATTGGGCTTTCCAGATTTGGAGAAAAGTAAATTAGGGGGAAAGAATGAATTTGAAAAGACTGAATATAATTACATGGACATTCTGCTTTCAGAGCAGGAGGCCAACAAATGCCACATATTCAGAATTTAGTGGCATGATTTAAATTCTTCATTTGTCCAACAGGTCAGGCCAGTCCACCAATCAAGTCAAAGTCTTGTGGAGAAGTAGGTTGTTCCCACTTTTCTTGATATTGGTTAAGATTGCGGTTATGTCATAATGTCTTGTTTTTGTAAGTGTTCCTGTGCAAGCTGAATTACGGTGCATTATTTATCTGTCTATACAAGCAATTTACATTGCTTAAGTTCCAAAGACATTCAAGAAAAACACAATGTATTTTTTGATAGGAAATTACTCTCATTAGGCCCCTGTGTATGTTGTTCAGGATAATGACTTCTTCACCATAGACCCAGGTTACCTCAGGAATGATTCTGATTTCTGCTTTGGGTTGTTTAGGAGGAAAGAAATGAACATCTCAGGAAGTGTCACAGATTTGGCTCAGGAGAGACCTGAATCTGGACCTGTGACACCCGAGCAGCCCAGGCCACCTCCACTAGACACACCACCCCAGACTGAAGGTACGTCCTCTCCTCACAAATGTTGGGCCTGAGTACAAGCTGAAGTATGACTTTCCTGTAGTGGAGAACAGTCAGTTTCGTGTAATGTAatcattgtattgtattttagttgtatttgtgtgtattatttatactgtatatggttTTGGTGTGTTCCATGAGTTCTCATGTGCAGTACACTGAAACTAGGTAAGGTAATCATGACACTGAAGGGTGGGTTTGATTATTTGCATATGCAGTGCTCTCTGTTCATGGAGAGAGGTAGACCTGATACCCATTTACTTTAATGTGGTGTGGTGCTTAGAGGGTGGCCCAGTTGGGGCGGGGCAAAAGGACCCTGAAGACATTGTGGACACACATTCCCAAGATGGCCAGGCCTCGTCTGGAAAGGAGCTGGTTgaaggaggggtggaggaggacaCAACAGCAAACTTGCTTGAGCAGGAAAATCAGCATGATCAAGTCCAACTGGAAGTAAGCCCCAGCCTGCCCCATGACCAGCCAGACGCTGCCCCTGATCAAAATGAGGGAGAGCAGGAAATCAGTCCTGCTACACCGAAGGTaaaacaggaagagcaggagcaGGTGGACACCTTCTTCAGCACTATGAGTCACAGGTATGAAGAACCACCTCCGTGAAGGCCTCATCAGGGCAATGTTCAAGAAATACTGAAATTATGTCACTGTAGTATCAATGTGATGGCAGCAaaattgttttcacaaaaaacattctgaacattgttttttgtgtgaaaaaggTGTACAGTGTAGTGTatggtgtatgtatgtacacctCATACAGTATTATAGTATGTTGTGTAGTATCATGGTATGATGCAGTACATCATGTAGTGTACTGGTAATGTGTAAGAAGTGTATGTGTGAAGCGCACAGTAGTAATGGCAGTTCATCAGTCAAATTAATAGATTCCGTTTTCTCGAATGGACACACTGTCAAAGGAAGGGAATCTCAGTGCGTCTGAGTATCGTCATGCTATTCGTAAATCGCTAGTGTGTATCTtacttcaaataaatattacagaaCTCTCTGCAATGCTCTCCTTTGAATAGCTTTGTTTAAATCTGTATATTTGtggttttattacatttatattcctAAGATTTCTTACgatagtgtttttaaaaaaaatcacagaatcaatgtaatttttaatgtggaattatttttatcatcCAGATGGAGGACCATTGCATACCATGTGAAAAGAAACGATTATCTTAGAATTGTCTTATCTGCAGTATTTGCAAACTTCCATGCTTTATGCACaaatcacaacacaacaaaagaACAGGTTCTATGCAAACATTCATAGCTGGAAGCACACTGAAGAACGCCTTCGATGGTTAGACCTGCTTATAGAATCAGTCTTTATGTGAAATGTTCAGATTTTGTTcaggtgaaatgaaatgtgtggcTTCCTTGCTCCAGTTGTAATGTGCCTGATTTGTTGTTGGGATGTATTGaccttaaataaaaacactgacttTGACTTTACCATCCATGCACTAATCTTCTCTccttgttttgaatgtttttctgaCTTTTAGATTTAGTGATATAAGACTGGAGGACGACAGTGGTATCCCCACACAGCCCTTTTTGGATTCTTGCTATGCTTTAGTGCCAGTATTAGGTAGGATGGCTATATTCTCTCCCTCTATTCTCATCTGTCAGGGACTCTTCTTTTTTCACTCTCTTTTCTCCTGGGGTTTTCAGATCTCAAAGGTGCTTTGCGTGCATCAAATGCTCTGAcatcacacatatatatacacatatatatatatgtcatatGTATGCCATGTTCAACAAAGCAGGTGAGAACAGTTCAGGTAAATAATGTGTTGTTCATAAGTAGCTGTGCATATCTATAAAACTGCTTTGAACACTGCTTATAACATCTGTTTCAGATGAGAAACTGACAtgggaaatatttaatgaacaaaattcAGATATAGATTAGAAACCTGCAACCGACGCAATTTTGCCTGCAATCAGCTGTTGAAAGATTGTTGCAGCTGTGATCATCACAACAATCCTGTGACATTAATTTTATCTGcacatttgtgtaaatgaaaacacatttttaaaaaccagtatCATCTTCACTACCTCCTGGCGTCCCCAGTATTTCCCCCATGCATGCTGTATCGCTGTGGTGATGGTTGCCAGTGACTTCATACTTAATTCTCTGTCTACATTCACTCTGAATCTAAATCGAAATTATGGTGGGTCTGCTGGAATACATTGCATTCTCTCACGCTACGTTGAATTTATGGGTGTGGGCGgttggagtggggtggggtctGCTGTTACTGTTTGATTATGAAGCTTTATAGCACAGTGCAGTGACATATTGTCAGACCTTAGATAATGCATGAAAAAAGGCTGAATTGATAGAAGCAGTGGGTGATGCAATTGCCTGTTTGGCACAGACTTGGTATTTctcttaaaataaatgacaaatggGTAGCAGTGTTGCTCCTGCAGTTATCGGCAGTCTTTGCACATGTATCTGGCAGGTGTACAGCTACAACCGGC
This window of the Anguilla anguilla isolate fAngAng1 chromosome 1, fAngAng1.pri, whole genome shotgun sequence genome carries:
- the plekha8 gene encoding pleckstrin homology domain-containing family A member 8, with the protein product MEGILYKWTNYISGWQPRWFVLDGGTLSYYDSQEDAWKGCKGSIKISVCEIQVHASDFTRMDLTIPGEQYFYLRAINAAERQKWLVALGTAKACLTDNRTKREKELQESTEALKTKMSELRLYCDLLLQQVNKIKEDSQSEEPGAVVQVGEGVGPLVKSTCTTFLKTLEECMQIANRAFNPDLLAQSPPTSPPVAAIKPHKVRPVHQSSQSLVEKRKEMNISGSVTDLAQERPESGPVTPEQPRPPPLDTPPQTEEGGPVGAGQKDPEDIVDTHSQDGQASSGKELVEGGVEEDTTANLLEQENQHDQVQLEVSPSLPHDQPDAAPDQNEGEQEISPATPKVKQEEQEQVDTFFSTMSHRFSDIRLEDDSGIPTQPFLDSCYALVPVLDKLGPTVFAPVKIDFVGNIKKINQKLVSDPDCFPTLQTMVLHEVEAGVAQVRNSATEALLWLKRGLKFLKEFLSELNAGERDIHAALNNAYGKTLRQYHGWVVRGVFALALRAAPSYGGFMAALVTKEGDELKEGFDSGMRRDLGLYLPAMEKQLAMLDALYDEYGLESDEVV